One Burkholderia sp. WP9 genomic window, AGCGCGCCACGCAGACGCTGCGTCAGCAACTGCGAAGGCATCATGGTCCAGTGGCTGTTCGCGTAAGCAGCGGTCTGCTGTGCGTCGGCGAAGCTAAGACGGTAAACCAGCTTGTCCGATTCGAGCACGTCCGGTGCGCTGACGTCGAGCACCTTCACAGCCGGTGACGTACCCGCGGACGCCGCCGGAGCCGGCGGCCCGAAGTCGTAGCGAATGTCCGAGAGCGCCGCGGGGTTACCGGCGCAGCCCGCGGCCAGCACGCCGAATGCGAGCAACACCGCTAGCGCGGCGCTCGAGGAGAACAATCGGTGAATCGAGCGTGACATGACAATCTTCCTTTCTTCAAACCTTCAAAATCATTTGGCGGCGCGGGCGGCAGGCCACTGGAATCCTGCTTCGCCAGGGCCAGGCGCCACACCCGGCGCGCCGAACAGCACGCTGCGCGGATTGGTGCTGAACGTATCGGCTGCGCGATCCACCGAGCGGGCGGCGGAGCGCACGTCTTCAGCGAGCGAATTGACGCGCGGCAAGGTGTCGTAGCCGACCCGCGCCGACAGTTCCTGCAACGAGCCGTTCATCGACGTCAGCGCATCACCCGCCTGTTGCGCGGCCGTGCCGACCTTGTTCAGGTTGGTCTCGAACGGACCGTTCGGGCGGTTCAGCCCGGTGATCAACTGATTGGTCGACGCCAGCGTGCGGTCCAACTGATCCAGCGTGCCGGGCAACTTGCCGGCGGCCGGCGCGATCTGCTGGGTCAGCGTGGCGACGCCGTCCGCAGCCTTCTGAAGGCTCGCCGCCGTGCCTTGCAACTGCGCGGCCATTTCCGGCGACAACAGATTGTCGACGTCGTTTGCGACTTTTTCGAGTTTACGCAGCAGCACGTCGCCGCGTTGCTGCAGTTGATCGAGCAAGCCGGGGCGCATGGGCAACTGCGCGACCTGTTTGGCCGACGACGGCAGTGGCGTCGGATCGCGCCCGTTGTCATCCAGCTGGATGAAGGCGATACCGGTCACGCCCTGGAAACCCAGGCTGCCGAATGTCGAATGCGTAATCGGCGCGTGCGTGTCCACGAGAATACGGATCAGAATCTGCCCGGGATGATCCGGATCGAATTTGATCGACTGCACCTTGCCGACGTCGAGCCCCCGGTAGCGCACCGCAGCGTCGGTAAACAGGCCCGTGACGTTGGTGCGCGCAATCAGATCGTACGGCACCCGCACGGAACGGTCGACGTTGAACAAAAAAGCCGCCACCGCGACTGCCGCCAGCAAAACGATCGTGAAGAGCCCGGCCCAGAAGGCATGTGATTTGTTTTCCATTGTCAGGTTCCCTGGTTCACAGCGGCAATTCGGACGACGCCGGCTCGAGCGCGGCGCGCGGCAGCTTCGCGCGGCGCTCCGGCGGCAACGCCTGCAATGCGCGCCGCCCGCGCAAGCCGAGGAAATACTCGCGGATAAAAGGATGATCGACCGCCGCCGCCTCTTCGACCGGCGCGGCGACCAGCACCTTGCGATCCGCCAGCACGGCGACGCGGGTGGACAGCGCGATCATCGTGTCGAGATCGTGCGTGACCATCACCACCGTCAGGCCGAGCGCGCGGTGCAGCGCGGAGATCAGTTCGACGAATTCATCGGACGCCTGCGGATCGAGTCCGGCCGTCGGCTCGTCGAGAAACAGCAGTTCGGGTTCGAGCGCGATAGCCCGGGCAATGCCCACGCGTTTGATCATGCCGCCCGACAGCGCCGACGGCATTTTCGACGCATGCTTGCACGGCAGGCCGACCATCTCGAGCTTGAGCATCACGATGTCGCGCAACAGATCTTCGGGCACCTGGCCGAGTTCGCGCACCGGCTGCGCGATGTTGTCGAACACCGAGAGCGACGAGAACAGCGCGCCGCGCTGAAACAGCATGCCCGAGCGGCTGCGCATGAGCAGCGCGGTTTCCGGCGAAATGGTCGCGAGATTCTCGCCGAACAGCTTGATGGTGCCGGACGACGGACGCTCGAGACCGAGAATCTGCCGCACCAGCGTGGTCTTGCCGGAACCCGAGCCGCCGACGATCGCCATGATCTCGCCGCGCCGCACGTCCAGATTCAGATGCTGGTGCACGATGTTGCGGCCGTAGCGCTTGGTCACGTCGATCACTTCGATCACCGGCTCGGCGATCGAGGGGACGGGTTGGCCACGCACGGCCTGAGTGAGTGGCGCGATCATCCGAGCCCCACGTTCTGGAAGAGGATCGCGAACACGGCGTCCGCGAGAATCACGATCGTGATCGAGGTCACCACCGAGGTCGTCGTGCCTTCGCCGAGACTTTGCGAATTGGCCTTGATACGGAAACCGAAGTGACAACCGACGATCGCGATCAGCATACCGAACACCACGCCCTTGCCGAGCCCGATCCACAGATTCGCAACCGGCACGACGCCCGGCAACGCCCGCGCGAAGTAGCTCATGTCGATGCCGAGCACGATCTTGGCGGCCAGTGCGCCGCCGGTCAGCGCAATGATGTTGGTCCACATGACGAGCAGCGGCATGGCCACGCCGAGCGCGAGCACGCGCGGCAGGATAAGCCGCAGGCCGTGCGGAATGCCCATCACGCGCATGGCGTCGAGTTCCTCGGTCACGCGCATCACGCCGATCTGCGCGGTGATGGCCGAGCCCGAGCGGCCCGCCACCAGAATCGCCGAGAGCACCGGTCCGAGTTCGCGAATCACCGAGAGGCCGAGAATATTGACGATGTACTGGTTTGCGCCAAAAAGCCGCAGTTGCTGCGCCGACAGATAGCTCAGCACGATGCCGATCAGGAACGCGACCAGCGCCGTGATCGGCAAGGCCTTGGTGCCGGCGTTATAGATATTCGCGGAGATCTCGGTCCACGGCGTGATTTTCGGCTTGCGCACGATCTCTATCAGATCGAGCACGACGCGCCCGAGCATGGCCACGCCGCCATACAGATGCTCGAAGAACGAGAAGATCGCGAGTCCCAGCCGCGTGAACGGATCGAGTTTGATTACCGGCTCGGCTGTCTCGCGCACGGTGTCGAGCAGCGCGATGCGCTCGAAAATGTCGCGCTGCGTGTCGGTGAGCGTGGTATCCGCCGGCATCTTGTGCCCCCACACGCGCCACAGCGCCTGGCCGCCGACGTGGTCCATCCGGTCGATGCGCGACAGGTCCCACTGGCCGATACCTTCGGTGCCGACCAGTGAACGCAGTAGCGGAATCACGTGCCCGGTGGCCCGGTCGCGGGCGAGCGCGAGCGCCGTCCACTGGCCCGAGAGCCGGACGATCTTGCCTTGGCTGCCTGCCGCGACTTCGAGGCCGGGCGGAGTGTCGTAGTTCAAGGATCGCTGAATCTGGTTATCGGTTTAGGGGCCATTGTAACGAAGGCGCGGCAGAAGGACCGTCCACGTGGGCTGAGCGCGTTCGCTGTCGCTACAATATGAGTCATGAACGCTTCCAAGACTCCCCCGCAGGCCGCCGCCGCAGCCGCGCACCCAACCGATTGGCGCATCGACCGCGAGCGCGCCGTCGCCCTGTTCGGCCCGCAGGCGAACGATTGGCCGATCGAGATCGTCGAGGAAACCGGCTCGACCAACGCCGATTTGATGGCCCGCGTCAAAGCGTTGCCGCGCAAGGCCGGCGCATTGCCGCGGCCGATCGTGCGGGTCGCGTATCTGCAGACGGCCGGGCGTGGCCGCCGCGGCCGTCCGTGGTACGCGGAGCCGGGCAATGCGCTGCTATTTTCGGTGGCCTGCGTGCTGCCGCGCCCGCTCGAAGGACTCGCGGGCCTGAGTCTCGCCGTGGGCGTGGCGCTGGTCGACGGGCTGCGCTCGCTGCCGGTCGCGGGTCCCGGCCAGATCGCGCTGAAGTGGCCGAACGACGTCCTGCTCGAAGGCGACAAGCTGGCCGGCATCCTGATCGAAACCGCGTGGAGCACGGATAAAGCCAGCGCGGTGGTGATCGGCATCGGCACCAACGTGAAGGGCGCGGACGAACTCGCCGCCAAAGTCGGTGCGCTGAACGCCAGTGCGCCGCCGCAGGCGCGCGGCACCGTTCCGACCGCATTGCAGCGCGCGCTCCCCAACGCCAACCTCACCGATACGCTCGCCGCCGAACTGAATGCACTCGAACCGGCTTTGCAGCGCTTCGGCGCTGAAGGCTTCGCGCCGTTCCAGGCGCGTTGGAACGCGGTGCACGCTTACGCAGGCCGCGAAGTCGTGTTGCTGGAACAAGGCGAGGAACAGATGCGCGGCGTGGCGGCGGGCGTCGACGAGCGCGGTCAGTTGCTGCTCGATACCGCGACCGGCCGCCAGATCGTCGCGACGGGCGACATCTCGCTGCGTCTGGCCGACGGTGCTGCATGACGAGCGGCAAGCCTGATCTGTTGATCGACGCGGGCAATAGCCGCATCAAGTGGGCGCTGGTGCAGACGGGCGGTTCGCAGATTGCGGGCGGCGCGCTGGGGCACGGCGGCGAGGATCAGCCGGACTGGTCGAACTTGCCCACGCCCGGCGGCGCATGGTTGTCGAATGTGGCGGGTGAAAGTGTCGCGCAGCGGATTGCCGCATTGCTCGACGCGCACTGGCCACACCTGCCGCTCACCACGATCCGCGCGTGCCCAGAGCAATGCGGCGTGACCAACAGCTACACCGCGCCGCATACGCTCGGCAGCGACCGCTGGGCCGGCATGATCGGCGCGCACGCGGCGTTTCCCGGTGAACATCTCCTGATCGCGACGTTCGGCACGGCCACTACGCTCGAGGCATTGCGTGCGGACGGCTGCTTTGTCGGCGGTCTGATCGCGCCAGGCTGGACTTTGATGATGCGCTCGCTCGGCGAGCACACGGCGCAACTGCCGACGCTCGACGCCAATGCGGCCCGCGGCCTGCTCGACGGCAGTTCGGCCGACGCCGCACGCCGTGGTCCGTTCTTCGCAACCGACACGCCGCGCTCGTTGTCCGCCGGCTGCACGTTGGCGCAAGCGGGGTTGATCGAGCGGATGTGGCGTGATCTGCAGGAAGAGTGGCGGGTGCCGGTACGGCTCGTAGTCAGCGGCGGCGCTGTGGACGAAGTGGCGAGTGCACTGAAAGTGCCGCATACTCGCCACGATTCGCTCGTGCTGTCCGGTCTTGCGCTGATCGCCGCCGAGCGCGCAGCTTAACGCGCGGCCTGATCGCGGCGATATGGATAACCGCGTATAACGGCGGCTCAACTTCTGGACGGGGAAAACCAACAATGCTGCGCTGGCTGATCGCCATATTGTTTCTTGCCAACATGCTGGCATTCGTCGCGGTGCGCGGCGTATTCGGCCCGACGCCCACAGCCGGCGGACGCGAGCCCAACCATCTGAACCGCCAGGTTCATCCGGAATGGTTGAAGGTGAAGCCGGTCACGGCAGCCGAGGCCGCCGATCAGGCAGTGGTGGGCGGACCGGCACCGGCGGCGCCGATCGCGGCCTCCGCGCTGTCGCAGTAACGCGGGCAGTTACGCGTCCGGCCGTCAAGATTCGAAACGCAAGGAGCCGGTTCGACACGGCAACTTTACCGCGGCACCATTAAGCGCCATTGAGCGCCACTCAGCCATTAGCCCTGAGTACGGACTTTCTTCAGCAACGCGGTGGTCGAGCGGTCATGCTCGAAGGGAATCGCCAACGCCTTGCCGCCCCAGCCTCGCACAATGGCCGACTCGGGCAACGTGTCCATGTCGTAGTCGCCGCCCTTGACGAGCACATCCGGCCGAAGCGCCGAAATCAACTCCACGGGCGTCTTCTCGCCGAAGCACACCACGTAGTCGACGCTCTCCAGCGCTGCCAGCAACGCCATGCGGTCCGCCTCGTTATTGATGGGCCGGTCGTCGCCTTTACCGAGCATGCGAACCGATGCATCGCTATTCACGCCGACAATCAGGCAGGCGCCCAAAGCCTTGGCGTCCGCGAGATAAGTGACATGCCCGCGATGCAGGATATCGAACACACCGTTGGTAAACACA contains:
- a CDS encoding ATP-binding cassette domain-containing protein, which encodes MIAPLTQAVRGQPVPSIAEPVIEVIDVTKRYGRNIVHQHLNLDVRRGEIMAIVGGSGSGKTTLVRQILGLERPSSGTIKLFGENLATISPETALLMRSRSGMLFQRGALFSSLSVFDNIAQPVRELGQVPEDLLRDIVMLKLEMVGLPCKHASKMPSALSGGMIKRVGIARAIALEPELLFLDEPTAGLDPQASDEFVELISALHRALGLTVVMVTHDLDTMIALSTRVAVLADRKVLVAAPVEEAAAVDHPFIREYFLGLRGRRALQALPPERRAKLPRAALEPASSELPL
- a CDS encoding MlaD family protein; this encodes MENKSHAFWAGLFTIVLLAAVAVAAFLFNVDRSVRVPYDLIARTNVTGLFTDAAVRYRGLDVGKVQSIKFDPDHPGQILIRILVDTHAPITHSTFGSLGFQGVTGIAFIQLDDNGRDPTPLPSSAKQVAQLPMRPGLLDQLQQRGDVLLRKLEKVANDVDNLLSPEMAAQLQGTAASLQKAADGVATLTQQIAPAAGKLPGTLDQLDRTLASTNQLITGLNRPNGPFETNLNKVGTAAQQAGDALTSMNGSLQELSARVGYDTLPRVNSLAEDVRSAARSVDRAADTFSTNPRSVLFGAPGVAPGPGEAGFQWPAARAAK
- a CDS encoding ABC transporter permease, which gives rise to MNYDTPPGLEVAAGSQGKIVRLSGQWTALALARDRATGHVIPLLRSLVGTEGIGQWDLSRIDRMDHVGGQALWRVWGHKMPADTTLTDTQRDIFERIALLDTVRETAEPVIKLDPFTRLGLAIFSFFEHLYGGVAMLGRVVLDLIEIVRKPKITPWTEISANIYNAGTKALPITALVAFLIGIVLSYLSAQQLRLFGANQYIVNILGLSVIRELGPVLSAILVAGRSGSAITAQIGVMRVTEELDAMRVMGIPHGLRLILPRVLALGVAMPLLVMWTNIIALTGGALAAKIVLGIDMSYFARALPGVVPVANLWIGLGKGVVFGMLIAIVGCHFGFRIKANSQSLGEGTTTSVVTSITIVILADAVFAILFQNVGLG
- a CDS encoding biotin--[acetyl-CoA-carboxylase] ligase, with translation MNASKTPPQAAAAAAHPTDWRIDRERAVALFGPQANDWPIEIVEETGSTNADLMARVKALPRKAGALPRPIVRVAYLQTAGRGRRGRPWYAEPGNALLFSVACVLPRPLEGLAGLSLAVGVALVDGLRSLPVAGPGQIALKWPNDVLLEGDKLAGILIETAWSTDKASAVVIGIGTNVKGADELAAKVGALNASAPPQARGTVPTALQRALPNANLTDTLAAELNALEPALQRFGAEGFAPFQARWNAVHAYAGREVVLLEQGEEQMRGVAAGVDERGQLLLDTATGRQIVATGDISLRLADGAA
- a CDS encoding type III pantothenate kinase, giving the protein MTSGKPDLLIDAGNSRIKWALVQTGGSQIAGGALGHGGEDQPDWSNLPTPGGAWLSNVAGESVAQRIAALLDAHWPHLPLTTIRACPEQCGVTNSYTAPHTLGSDRWAGMIGAHAAFPGEHLLIATFGTATTLEALRADGCFVGGLIAPGWTLMMRSLGEHTAQLPTLDANAARGLLDGSSADAARRGPFFATDTPRSLSAGCTLAQAGLIERMWRDLQEEWRVPVRLVVSGGAVDEVASALKVPHTRHDSLVLSGLALIAAERAA
- the rfaE2 gene encoding D-glycero-beta-D-manno-heptose 1-phosphate adenylyltransferase, whose protein sequence is MAAIFERKILTRDALATLRPSLSAPVVFTNGVFDILHRGHVTYLADAKALGACLIVGVNSDASVRMLGKGDDRPINNEADRMALLAALESVDYVVCFGEKTPVELISALRPDVLVKGGDYDMDTLPESAIVRGWGGKALAIPFEHDRSTTALLKKVRTQG
- a CDS encoding ABC-type transport auxiliary lipoprotein family protein, whose protein sequence is MSRSIHRLFSSSAALAVLLAFGVLAAGCAGNPAALSDIRYDFGPPAPAASAGTSPAVKVLDVSAPDVLESDKLVYRLSFADAQQTAAYANSHWTMMPSQLLTQRLRGALSSRGTVLTGADGVSAPVLKVDLSEFEQVFDSQSESHAAVTARATLIQSGKVIGQRTFIARAPSRSADAAGGAQALATASDDLVAQIGAWLGVQALVAAQ